Proteins from a genomic interval of Trifolium pratense cultivar HEN17-A07 linkage group LG6, ARS_RC_1.1, whole genome shotgun sequence:
- the LOC123892083 gene encoding protein ENHANCED PSEUDOMONAS SUSCEPTIBILITY 1-like: protein MFSTPTHLYYYCYILNMKILSTTTINAPNQSLGDSTTDRKIHLNPWDLQFLPFGANQTAGLLYKHPLEKIDTIIHQLKCSLSSTLAFFPLLAGRLEITEHENDNTISCYLKCNNAGVLFVHAVEKNVAVADILRSTCPPQFIQSLFPLNGIKNYEGTSQPLLAVQVTELIDGIFLALTINHVVIDGKPTWNFINSWAEISKLNGCLQISKQPKPTLERWFPNAIQLPIRFPFTIEKNHADNDGKEKLNPPERLFHFTKEKIMELKSKANIEAESNNISSLQALLTHIWRSVVLSRGFDPQEEVQFMIVIDTRSRFFPPLPEDYFGNAIILSGVSMKVGELLKEGGLGKGAQEMNKMIASHTNEKLKNHYESWLKTPSFISLGSVANSNSLVVSSSPRFNVYECDFGWGKPLRVRSGDSNKRNGKISVYPGAEEGSVDIEVCLPYEILEAMENDPEFMGVVSN, encoded by the coding sequence ATGTTCTCCACACCAACACATTTATACTACTACTGTTACATATTGAACATGAAAATCCTCTCTACCACTACAATCAATGCACCAAATCAAAGTCTTGGCGACTCAACAACTGATCGCAAAATCCATTTGAATCCGTGGGATCTCCAATTCCTCCCTTTTGGAGCCAACCAAACTGCTGGTCTTCTTTATAAACATCCGTTAGAAAAAATTGACACAATAATCCATCAACTCAAATGCTCTCTTTCCTCCACCCTTGCATTTTTCCCACTCTTAGCTGGTCGTCTCGAAATTACGGAACACGAAAATGACAACACTATTTCGTGTTATCTAAAATGTAACAATGCAGGTGTACTGTTTGTCCATGCTGTCGAAAAGAATGTTGCTGTCGCCGACATCCTTCGATCCACATGCCCTCCTCAATTTATCCAATCACTTTTTCCACTTAATGGAATTAAAAACTACGAAGGGACGTCACAACCATTACTTGCGGTCCAAGTAACAGAGCTAATTGACGGCATCTTCCTTGCTTTAACAATCAACCATGTCGTCATTGATGGTAAGCCAACTTGGAATTTCATAAATTCATGGGCTGAAATCTCAAAGTTAAATGGTTGCCTTCAAATATCCAAACAACCAAAACCAACACTTGAACGCTGGTTTCCAAATGCAATTCAACTTCCTATTAGATTTCCTTTCACAATAGAGAAAAACCATGCTGATAATGATGGAAAAGAAAAACTCAACCCACCAGAGAGATTATTCCATTTCACAAAGGAGAAAATCATGGAACTAAAGTCGAAAGCTAACATAGAGGCTGAATCAAACAATATATCTTCCTTACAAGCACTTCTCACTCATATCTGGCGATCTGTGGTTCTTTCCAGAGGATTTGACCCACAAGAAGAAGTTCAATTTATGATAGTAATTGACACACGATCGAGATTTTTCCCACCATTACCAGAGGATTATTTTGGAAATGCGATTATACTTTCTGGGGTTAGCATGAAAGTTGGGGAGCTATTAAAGGAAGGTGGATTAGGAAAGGGTGCTCAGGAGATGAACAAGATGATTGCCTCACACACTAATGAGAAGTTGAAGAATCACTATGAGTCTTGGTTGAAAACACCAAGTTTTATTAGTCTTGGTAGTGTGGCCAATAGTAATTCATTGGTCGTAAGTAGTTCGCCGCGGTTCAATGTTTATGAATGTGATTTTGGATGGGGAAAACCTTTGAGAGTTCGAAGTGGGGATTCAAATAAAAGAAATGGAAAAATTAGTGTGTACCCTGGTGCAGAAGAAGGTAGTGTCGACATTGAAGTTTGTCTTCCTTATGAGATTTTGGAAGCAATGGAAAATGATCCTGAGTTTATGGGTGTCGTGTCCAACTAA